A part of Terriglobia bacterium genomic DNA contains:
- a CDS encoding right-handed parallel beta-helix repeat-containing protein, whose product MKINVVKWLIFAALGTTMMYGQASRTWVSGVGDDANPCSRTAPCKTFAGAISKTAAGGEIDALDPAGYGAVTITKAITIDGGGGQVASVLVSGTNGIVVQANASTDVVILRNLRINGIGTGLNGIQFLSGKALGIENCAIFGFTGNGINVATAGGRVWVTHTDVTSNTGHGLSVVSTALTTVSIDGSHFELNNFGVLAGSNSKIVVTNSSASLNTFGLVAQPAAGTAELDVHNSTASNNTDTGIFSGGGAGTATIRMAATSIYGNVAHGIFVSTNGSILSFSNNFNGTNGSPSGTIPPQ is encoded by the coding sequence ATGAAAATCAATGTTGTGAAGTGGTTGATTTTTGCCGCACTGGGTACCACCATGATGTACGGGCAAGCCAGCCGCACTTGGGTATCAGGGGTCGGCGATGATGCTAACCCCTGCAGCCGAACCGCCCCCTGCAAGACATTTGCCGGCGCGATCTCCAAGACCGCGGCCGGTGGCGAAATTGACGCGCTCGATCCCGCCGGGTACGGCGCGGTAACTATCACCAAAGCCATCACCATTGACGGCGGCGGCGGCCAGGTGGCCTCCGTGCTGGTCAGCGGCACCAACGGAATCGTGGTGCAGGCCAACGCATCCACGGACGTTGTGATCCTGCGAAACCTGCGGATCAATGGAATTGGAACGGGCCTCAACGGCATCCAGTTCCTCTCCGGCAAGGCGCTGGGCATTGAAAACTGCGCGATTTTCGGCTTCACGGGGAACGGGATCAACGTTGCAACCGCAGGCGGGCGAGTGTGGGTCACCCATACGGACGTAACCAGCAACACCGGGCACGGACTCTCGGTCGTGTCCACGGCTCTTACCACGGTGAGCATAGATGGCTCGCATTTCGAGCTGAACAATTTCGGAGTTCTGGCGGGAAGCAACAGCAAGATCGTCGTGACCAACAGCTCGGCATCTCTGAATACGTTCGGCCTTGTTGCGCAACCAGCCGCCGGCACGGCGGAGCTCGATGTTCACAACTCGACCGCATCCAATAACACTGATACCGGGATCTTTTCTGGCGGTGGCGCGGGTACGGCGACGATTCGTATGGCAGCAACATCGATCTATGGAAACGTTGCCCATGGGATATTCGTTTCCACCAACGGATCGATTCTCTCCTTCTCCAACAACTTCAACGGCACCAACGGGTCGCCCAGCGGGACAATTCCTCCGCAGTAG
- a CDS encoding glycosyltransferase family 2 protein yields MNPGTLDPSASLPDRATVLKICAVMVTYNPDSSLEQNIRALLPHVDKLIVVDNGSEPHARWDIRELASACDFDCIWNRENMGLAAALNSGIRQALESADYTWIATFDHDTHVLPGFRDAMLKAFLACPYRARVGLIGPHHVLIPGDASAIDVPGEASPAFREITVAMQSGSFLSTEALRKVGLLDETFFIDYVDFEYCLRLRKRGFRIVEATNAILGHRLGEPSQHTFLGKTTMVYSHSPVRRYYAARNRLRMYPRYLFSDPAWICHDAWSWFKEVMKLLLFEQDRKQKLAYIARGVWDALRGRSGGLAPN; encoded by the coding sequence ATGAATCCCGGCACGCTTGATCCTTCAGCGTCATTGCCTGACCGCGCGACAGTTCTGAAAATATGCGCTGTGATGGTCACCTACAATCCTGACTCGTCGCTGGAGCAGAACATCCGCGCCTTGCTTCCCCACGTGGACAAGCTCATCGTGGTAGATAACGGTTCAGAGCCGCATGCCCGTTGGGACATTCGGGAACTTGCTTCCGCCTGTGACTTTGACTGCATTTGGAACAGAGAAAACATGGGGCTGGCGGCCGCTCTGAACAGTGGCATTCGCCAAGCCCTGGAAAGCGCCGATTACACCTGGATCGCCACGTTTGACCATGACACCCACGTCCTGCCGGGGTTCCGCGACGCCATGCTCAAGGCTTTCCTCGCATGCCCCTATCGCGCCCGGGTTGGCCTCATCGGCCCCCACCACGTCTTGATTCCAGGGGACGCTTCGGCAATCGATGTGCCTGGCGAGGCCAGTCCTGCGTTCCGGGAAATAACCGTCGCCATGCAGTCAGGCAGCTTTTTGAGCACTGAGGCATTACGCAAAGTCGGATTGCTTGATGAAACGTTCTTTATTGACTATGTGGATTTCGAATATTGCCTGCGCCTGCGAAAGCGCGGCTTCCGGATCGTTGAAGCCACCAATGCAATTCTCGGCCACCGGCTAGGAGAGCCTTCGCAACACACCTTTCTGGGAAAGACCACGATGGTCTACAGTCACAGCCCGGTCAGGCGTTATTATGCTGCACGAAACCGGCTGCGGATGTACCCGCGCTATCTGTTTTCCGATCCCGCATGGATTTGCCACGATGCCTGGTCCTGGTTCAAGGAAGTGATGAAGCTGCTGCTGTTCGAGCAGGACCGCAAGCAGAAGCTGGCCTACATTGCGCGGGGCGTCTGGGACGCTCTTCGAGGACGATCCGGTGGCCTTGCGCCGAACTGA
- a CDS encoding class I SAM-dependent methyltransferase, producing the protein MPLSKISKAFNRFNPFYAAAKRYYHLWYYNNLVWTQTSWLGVQTYKSPMDMWNYQEILVSLRPSVVIEFGTWHGGSALFFSAVMQQIGKPFVIISVDIAQDQVSERTKSDPNIRLLTMSSDREEVRRAIAQVRHDHPGPAFAILDSDHSKKHVLSEMINLRNLLVSGDYLIVEDSNVNGHPVLRSFGPGPFEAIQEYFRSFPDDYEHDFERERKFGFSFAPQGFLRRR; encoded by the coding sequence ATGCCGTTGTCCAAAATTTCTAAAGCGTTCAATCGGTTCAACCCCTTCTATGCCGCCGCCAAGCGCTACTACCATCTCTGGTATTACAACAATCTGGTGTGGACCCAGACCTCCTGGTTGGGCGTCCAGACCTACAAGTCCCCGATGGACATGTGGAATTACCAGGAGATATTGGTTTCATTACGGCCCTCGGTGGTCATTGAATTTGGCACCTGGCACGGAGGATCAGCGCTTTTCTTTTCAGCTGTGATGCAGCAGATCGGGAAGCCCTTCGTGATCATTTCCGTGGATATTGCTCAAGACCAGGTCTCAGAGAGGACTAAGTCCGACCCCAACATACGTCTGTTGACTATGTCATCTGACCGGGAGGAAGTACGGCGGGCCATCGCGCAAGTGAGGCATGACCATCCCGGCCCGGCATTCGCCATTCTTGACAGCGACCACTCCAAGAAGCACGTGCTGAGCGAAATGATTAATCTTCGCAATCTTCTTGTTTCGGGGGACTACTTGATCGTGGAAGACTCCAATGTCAATGGCCATCCCGTCCTGAGATCTTTTGGCCCGGGACCCTTCGAAGCTATTCAGGAATACTTCCGCAGCTTCCCTGACGACTACGAACACGATTTTGAGCGGGAACGCAAGTTCGGATTCTCATTTGCACCCCAGGGCTTTCTGCGCAGGCGTTAG